In Diceros bicornis minor isolate mBicDic1 chromosome 13, mDicBic1.mat.cur, whole genome shotgun sequence, the sequence AGAGAAACCTTTCCAGATACGGTCCCAGTCACCATGCTTCCATCCTTACAGGGCCCAGGGAATAGCACATCCTGAGTGATAGTACTTGTCACTTGTCACGTAAGGTGTATTATaatgacttcctttttttttttttttttttttgtgaggagatcagccctgagctaacatccgccaatcctcctctttttttttttttttttgctgaggaagacggccctgggctaacatcggtgcccatcttcctccactttatatgggacgccgccacagcatggcttaccaagcagtgcgtcggtgcgcgcccgggatccgaaccagcgaaccccgggccgccgcagcggagcgcgcgcacccaaccgcttgcgccaccgggccggccccatgacttccTTTTTAAAACAAGTTAGTAGATTTCTGGACATCAGCAAtctagatttgtgtgtgtgtgtgtgaggaagatcagccctgagctaacatctgccaatcctcctctttttgctgaggaagactggccctgggttaacatcgtgcccaacttcctctactttacatgtgactccgccacagcatggcctggcaagcagtgcatcagtgcgcgccttggatccgaacccgcgaaccctgggccactgcagctgaGTGCAGGCACTTcagcgcttgcgccaccgggccagccccgtagaTGTTTTATCTCAGGCCCAAAAGAGAGTCTAATCTGCAGCAAAGGTCAGGGATTgttatgctgaataaatgaaaactGATCTCATCTTGTACTACCCTGCCCATACCCTCACCATCGTGGCTGTGCACTAGACAAACTAGCTTGATTTCTATTCCTCAAACGCATCAGTCCTTCCTCCCTCACAGCCTACATtgcccctcttcccccagcatTTCCACGGCGGGCTGCTCCTACTTGATCTTCAGATCAACAGTCTACCCTGAGAGGGGCTGTCTGCCCAACCTCCCATCACATTTGTCTTTATAGCATTTATCACTCTCTGAAATcatcttgttttctgtttgtttacttATCTGTCTTCCGCATTAGGATGTTAGATCTTTGAGGGACATGGTGTACCCAGTTTTCCCCAGAAACTTCCTCCAGTAGAACAGTGCACAGCGCACAGTAGGCCCTCAACAAAACATCTGGTGACGAAGGAGTgagcaggggagggggcagaCGAGAGCAGAGAAGTCTTATGGACCCGCGTGGAAGCCACCTTGATTCCCCGGCTACGGCTCACGCGAGGCACCGAGGCCCAGACCGGTGAccgagagagagggaggaaggtgagCGCTCAGGCGCCACGATTCCGGGCCTACCAGTAATAAGTGACTGTGCAGGCCGCGCACACCCTCTCGGCGGGGGCTTCGCACACCTCGCAGCAGAGCCGGCGGCCCCTGGGCACCGCCAGCGGGTAGATCACGCTCATCCCGCAGCCAGCCAGGTCGCTCTCTAGGACGGTTGCCCGGCGAGGACACGCTGGACGTCGCCGTCACGTGACCACCACGGGGCCGCCTCACTGACATCATTTCAAGGGCAAGGGGGAGGGGCGTGACTCTACTGACCCCTAGAGTGTGTTTGTGGGGttcaaaaacccaaaaaacagccCCGCCCACAAGTCTCAAAGGTTAAACGGCCGGCAGCCTAAGTCCCCTGGAATCCGGAAATGCCTATACGGTGGCCGCTAAAAGTCAAACACGGCCAGTTCTTTGCCCAGCCCAGGAAACTAACAGGAGGGGGACGAGACCCTTCCAGAAGCCTGCACAGCCGAGAACTGCGGTCGGCTCAGGGTCAATTCCAAGGGCCGCGCAGCAGCGTCAGCACACACCTCCAGACGCCGAGAACTCCGACGCCGGCGTCCAGCGTAGGGTAGCGACCCTCCCCCTCATTAGTGCGGCTGCGCGTGGACCAGGCGTGGGGGTAAGGGGCGTGGCGCCGGCGGCCCTGGGGCGTGCGCAGCCGCGAGGGGTGCCCGGGACTGATGGCGGAAGTGGATCTGGTCGCCGAGTTCCCCCAGCCAGCCGGTGCTGCGCGCTGGGCCGAGGTTATGGCTCGCTTCGCCGCCAGGTTGGGCGAGCAGGGCCGACGAGTGGTGTTGGTCACGTCCGGAGGCACCAAGGTTCCACTGGAAGCCCGGCCAGTGCGCTTCCTGGACAACTTCAGCAGCGGGCGGCGCGGTGCAGCCTCGGCCGAGGCCTTCCTGGCCGCGGGCTACGGGGTTCTGTTCCTGTACCGCGCGCGGTCCGCCTTCCCTTTTGCCCACCGCTTCCCGCCCCAGACCTGGCTGGCGGCCCTGCGGCCCTCCGGCCCAGGCCCTTCGGGTTTGCTGAGCCTGGAGGCCGAGGAGAATGCACTCCCGGGCTTCGCTGCGGCTCTGCGGAGCTACCAGGAGGCTGCGGCTGCCGGCACCTTCCTGGCCGTAGAGTTCACCACTTTGGCGGACTATTTGCATCTGCTGCAGGCTGCGGCCCAGGCGCTCAATCCGCTAGGTGCGTGCCCTAGGAGTCTAGCGGTTGCCCAGAGGCAGAGCCTCTCTCCCCAGACGGTTATCCCCCATCCCCTCATTACCACGGGTCTCACAACTAGGGAACCTGAGTTCAAAAGGAGCTTATCCCATACCCCTTTCTGATTTATTCCATCTTGTGCTTCTCTTTGCAGGCCCTTCTGCGATGTTTTACCTGGCTGCAGCCGTGTCAGATTTCTACGTTCCTGTCTCTGAAATGCCTCAACACAAGATCCAGTCATCTGGGGGCCCACTGCAGGTGATGGGCGCTTCTCTTCCAGAGATCTGATCCCCTATAACCAATCTTGGGTTAATTCCCTCTTGATCTGGAGATGGCCTTTCTGCGTTCcgtatgtgctaggcactaggcataaagagatgaataagacacCGCCCTCCCTCAAGGACCTCACGATCTAGTGAGGGAGCTGGACACAGACATAATTACAATACAGAGTGATAAATGCTCTAGTAGAGGTACGTACAAAGCAAAGTCAGAGCATGGGGTGAGTGAATCTTGGGGAAGTCAAGAAAAGCTTTCTGGAGGAGATGACTTGAACTGGGCTTTAAAGATGAgcagaggggggccggccccgtggcctaaggggttaagtgcgcgccctcggCTCTGGCGGTCCGGGATTGGTGGGTTCCACCCCGGGCGCGCGcatggacgcactgcttggtaagccatgctgtggcggcgtcccatataaagtagaggaagatgggcactgctGTTAACTCAGTGCCActcttcttcaagaaaaaaggggaggattggcatcagatgttagttcagggctagtcctcctcacaaaaaaaaaatatatatgagcaGAGGGTATACCAGACAAAGTAGGGAAGGGCTTTCCAGATGAGCTACACAATTAGAGTTTGGAAATGGGCAGTGTGCTGTGAACTGAAGTTGGTAAggctggagaagagggagagtGGTGGGAGTGGAGGGCAGTCTGAAGAGACAGCTTACTTCATAGAAGACTTTGTATTCCTTCTTAAGAAGCTTGGACTTTGTCCTGTGAAGCGAGGGAAACATAAATAGAATGAGATAAAGTTTTTATTTGAGGAGAACATCTGGCATCCATATGAAAGGTGAATTCTGGGGGGTGGGGATTGGGGATAGATTGGATGGGGATTTAAGGAAGAGGGATGGGCAGGCTAGTGGTGTGGTTGAGATGTTCAGATGATCTGGCTTCTTGGAACCCAAGGGAATTCTTAGTCATTTACTGGGTGATGCGAGTAGAATTTAAGTAGGAGAAACTCTACCTGTGGGGCACTTGCTGACTTTGTAGGatagttcatttgttcatttcttcaaCAGGTATTTATGGAGGatgtactatatgccaggcatatTGTAGGACCTGGAGATAAGGCAGTGAAAAAACACGTACTGTGCCCTTGCCTTGCTTATGCTCTGCAGAGGAGACAGTAAATGAGTCAAATGCATACTATGTTAGTgataaatgctaaggagaaaaataaagtggaggatggGTATATGATCCCTATCACACTTGCCAACGTTTTGAGGGGAAATCCTGATGATTAGCTTAGTGATTTCACACTTTTTAAGTTCTGAGAGCTTTAGTTTATCCTGTATTTTTTAGTTCTGTCTTGGAAGTACACAGAACATCTCAACATTCCCCTTACAAGGGATCAAGAATGGTATAGAGGAGTTTTGACCAAGTGAAAGTAACATTAGTTCTGTTTCTTCAATGCTAATATGTGTTACaagtgacaattttttttttgctgagaaagattggccctaagcctaacacctgtgcccatcttcctctgttttatatgtgggatgcctgccacagcatggcttgatgagcggtgcataggtctgcgcccaggatccaatcctgtgaactccaggccgtgGAAGCGGAGTGCGTCGACCTAACCGTTGTGCCACCGGGCGTCCCCACAAGTGACGATTTTTAAATGGAAGGATTCAGTCAGTGCAAGAAATATTTTAAGCTGAGAggtttaaaaactatttataagCCCACTTTATTTGAGCTTCTGCCAAAGTACCATTTGCATGAATAGATTATTTGCATTTGTTTATTTGAAggtttagtttaaaaaataaaggagaatgtGTGAGAAAATGTAATGCTGTTCTTTAGAGTTCTCTTAATGGTGATGAAGGTGGCAGACCAGGGCCGATTCATAAGACATGGTTTGCCCCAGAATATGTATGAAGCCTTGAAATTAGGCATCCTGATGAACACTATAGAGCCAAGGCTTTTAAGCTAAGCATGTAATATGCCTTGAAAAGTTTGATAAAGAGAAATCCCACTTAAATTGACATAGCCAAAAATCTGAGTCCCTGCTTCCTTAGTTTCCCCATGAGATTGACCTGGTAGGTAGTGACCTTTGTTTGCTTATtaagcttttctttttccaatacAGATAACAATGAAGATGGTGCCAAAAATGCTTTCTCCTTTGGTTAAAGACTGGGCTCCCAAAGCATTTATAATTTCCTTTAAGTTGGAGACTGACCCCTCCATCGTAATTGAGCGTGCACGGAATGCTTTGGAAATCTATCGACATCAAGTGGTGGTGGCTAATATCCTTGAGTCACGACGGTCCTTTGTGGTTATTATAACCAAAGACTCGGAAACCAAGTTATTGCTATCAGAAGAAGAAGTAGAAAGAGGCATAGAGATAGAAGAGAAGATAGTGGGTGATCTTCAGTTTCGACACACAGCTTTTATACATGACAAAAACTGAAGTAAAAAGCCTTTATAGGATCAAAAATTGTTCAGTGGACCAGGGCTCTCACAGCTGGTGAGAACTAGAATAAATCCTTTGCTTtcataaagacagagaaaatgagggggaaaaaagcagtgaGTGGTGTGCAGGGGAATATGGTttggtatttgtcttttaaagATCATTTGATAAtcactgaaaatgaaaacaaaggcaAAGTAGTTATGACCGAACCGCCTGACACACCTAAATATCAACTTGATTTTGAAAATGAACAGGAGCCGTTTCTCACTTTTAAGTAAAAGAGCTTATTGGGAATTATATTCCTCAAAATATACATGTGGGGCCTGAAAATCAACCTCCTTCATACTGTAAAAAGGATTATGGATGCATGAATGGCCATGCTTTGAAGATCAAATGTTTGTTGAGGCCTAGTATGAGGTAGGACCTGAGgattaaaaagatgaataaacatGTCTAGTTTGGGAAAtggatatataaaaaattaagtgCAATAAAGTGTGTGCCCAAAAGCCGACACAGTGGAAAAGATGTTTTTTTGGAAATTTATCGAAGATGAGAGTAGGAGAGAAGAATACCTCCCTGGAGATAGATTGCCTGTAGAATGATGAGCTTCCCACTACATCTTTTCCTAGATTCAATTCATATTTGAGTTAATTTAGCTTTCGAATGTTTTAGGACTGCTTTACAGGGAAATTTAACCCGGCTTCCACTTGGGGCCTGGCAGGGGTCAATTGGTGACCTCTGCCCTGAGGGAAGTATTACAATGTGGTGAATAGTTTTGGCTTTGGAGTCATTTTAGTCAGGTTTGACCCTTCCAGGTGTGCCACCTACTAGCTTGTAAACTTAGACACATGACttagtttccttacctataaaatggggataataaatctCTGCAAAATAATGCCatttgttgcaaggattaaataaaacTGCACACTCAATAAATGATTGCAATTATTTTTCTCACTTAGCAAGGCAGTGTTATTCAGGTGCCCTGTTCCAGCCCTGAATCCTTGAGGTTCTCAAAGCTCCTCTCACTGTCCTGGGCTTTGGGTTAGGAGCGCACACGAAGTGTAGTCCAGAAAAATCCCTTAAATGACCTGTAGGATGGTCCAGAGTGCAATGTGAAAAACTACTATTAATAACTAGGTAGAAGCAGGTACTGTACTTCACataaaaatttgatttaaaatacaatttgtgATATTTCATGGAGTGAATTGGGAAGGGTAGCCTGATGTGTCTGATGGATAATAGAGGTAcaataaattttaattgaaaagatttgaacagggccggccacgtggcttagcggttaagtgctcgcgctccgctgctggcggcccgggttcggatcccgggcgcgcaccgacgcaccgcttctccggccatgctgaggccgcgttccacatacagcaactagaaggatgtgcagctatgacatacaacaatctactggggcttctttggagcgaaaaaataaataaataaaatctttaaaaaaaaaaaagcaactagaaggatgtgcagctatgacatacaactatctactggggctttggggaaaaaataaataaaattaaaaaaaaaaaagatttgaacagaagtGCCAAGATGAACTGAAATACTTCATTAAATCAGGTAACCTTGAGCAGAGGAAATATAACTGCAGCAATCAGGACTGTTCTGGAAGCAGCAGTCCCAttgaacaaaaaatttgaattaacTTGAGGTGAAACCTCAAGTGCAACAAGCTCTGTCAGCAGTAGCTGCAGTGCTGAAGGGGCAGGAAGTGAAAGACTGATTTTCTTCCCTACATCTGTAGCTTCATGTGGATGATGACTATCATTATCATCTTTGAACGTACAATGAGGATAAATGGAGTTAAAGCTAGAAGTGATCCTAAGGTTTGTTTTTGCCGTAATTCTTACTTCCCTTGGGAACTGTTTCCTATCCTGTTTTGTTAATGCTTGAAAACAACCACCACTACCCTACATGGAATTATTTAAAGTGTTTTCCAATTCAGTTTAGTTTCCATCCTGAACACTTAAACAGTatttacacatgtaaaaattccaagaggttttgttttttgttttaaccgCAAGTGGAgtgtgtaaaaaaagaaaatgaaacaggagTCAATGAGAGTAAATAAGGAACTTGATCTAGACTGGAGGACCAAGGAATGTATCCCTGGGGAAGTGACACTTGAACTGATAAGTAGGAGTTAAGTGGCCtggaggtgatggtggtgagTATTTTAGATCAGGGATAAAACACTTGCAAGGGCTTTGGTGCCAGAGGGAGAGATTGAAGCACTTCTAGAAAGTAAGGGGTAAGATCCGTCCAGATAATGCACGCGGAACCGGCAAAGCTTTGGGAAGGATCCTGTGTGGAACTAGAATAAGAGTTAAGAAAGGCAAGTAGGTGTTTGGAGTACCAGCAAAGCAAGGGCCTCAGTAAACATGAGTAAAATCCAGCTATGATGAACTACCTGGAGTCTTGCAATAAGAGCATTTAAATGAAGATGATGTAAACCGAGCGTAGGTTACATTTTGTgtaatttagaattttttattttgcattacGTAGGTGGAGGATATGGTACGCCTAAACCGAATTTTTAGTGCTTAGGACTTCTAAAGGTCTTCAGCCTTAGGGATAAATTCTAGTCAAGCCCGGTTTCTTCGTTTTTACAATAATAAGTCGGTTCCAAAAGTGGTGTGATTTCTCTTAGGTGCCCCAGGTAGTGAGTGACAGAACTTCTACCTAGTACCCTCTCCCCTCTAAGAATGAAGTTACTTcgagaaaaataaattcaaggtTATTAGGCTGGGGCTCTAGATAAAGCCTGGCGGGAAGCTATGTGAGAACTATAACTGGTCTGTGACAAAATGTATCCCCTCAGGTGCGAATGCGCGCCTCGGCGTTACCATGGTTACTACAAAGCCAATGGAATGAGACGTTCCTTCGTTCCTGCCGAGGAGCCCCGCCCCACGGCCCCAAGGCCAATGGTGTGCACCGCAACAGCGGTCTGCGCAGACAGAGCCGCCCCGGAGCCAATGGTGCGCGTCGTTTCTCGGGCGCCCGCCGGAAGGGCGCCTTGGCGGCTGCGCGGCGAGCGCGGTTGCTATGACGCCCGGGGCGCGGTGGCACCTGTGGCAGGGAGCCGGGCGGCGGGGTCGGAGCCGCCGGGCTCTCGCCGCCGTCTCCGGGAGACAGTTTCCGGCCTGGCTCCTGAGGGTCCCGCCTCAGCCCGAAGAG encodes:
- the PPCS gene encoding phosphopantothenate--cysteine ligase isoform X1, giving the protein MAEVDLVAEFPQPAGAARWAEVMARFAARLGEQGRRVVLVTSGGTKVPLEARPVRFLDNFSSGRRGAASAEAFLAAGYGVLFLYRARSAFPFAHRFPPQTWLAALRPSGPGPSGLLSLEAEENALPGFAAALRSYQEAAAAGTFLAVEFTTLADYLHLLQAAAQALNPLGPSAMFYLAAAVSDFYVPVSEMPQHKIQSSGGPLQITMKMVPKMLSPLVKDWAPKAFIISFKLETDPSIVIERARNALEIYRHQVVVANILESRRSFVVIITKDSETKLLLSEEEVERGIEIEEKIVGDLQFRHTAFIHDKN
- the PPCS gene encoding phosphopantothenate--cysteine ligase isoform X2, whose amino-acid sequence is MFYLAAAVSDFYVPVSEMPQHKIQSSGGPLQITMKMVPKMLSPLVKDWAPKAFIISFKLETDPSIVIERARNALEIYRHQVVVANILESRRSFVVIITKDSETKLLLSEEEVERGIEIEEKIVGDLQFRHTAFIHDKN
- the PPCS gene encoding phosphopantothenate--cysteine ligase isoform X3; amino-acid sequence: MKMVPKMLSPLVKDWAPKAFIISFKLETDPSIVIERARNALEIYRHQVVVANILESRRSFVVIITKDSETKLLLSEEEVERGIEIEEKIVGDLQFRHTAFIHDKN